TCTTTGGATTTATATGTCTACCtctacatatacatatatatatatatatatatatttatatataatatatattaagttagGAAGTACGTTTACATTAAACATACAGTTACCAATGTGAAAGTGAAGAAAATGCGTTACACGTTTATAACTAACAAGAAATCTAACCCTAGATTCTCTGTAGTATCAGAGGTAAtgagtttcatatatatatatatatatatatatatatatatatgtgtgtttcaaaaaaaaaaaagtttcatatatatatatatatgtgtgtgtatgttCTATAAGCATATATATTATAGGTACATGTCCTTTTATTCATATATGAGTGCCATAGACTgttacacacaaaaaaagtGCACATAGACATACTTGCATGATGTTGGGCATACATGATACATATGCCTATAAAAAGAGTCTTTGATGCATATTCTAAGGAAAAAAGGTTCGTATCCGTTTACCcgattatattaattaatccaTTCCACCtacaattattataaaattcacGACATGTTTAATAATTATCTATGGGTATACTAAAAAAAAGCTGTGCCAAGAATATAAATTGCATAAATCTTGAATGATTTAAGGTATCAAACATTATTCGCCATCTTAACTTTGTTTTCTAGGATAACTAAACAGCATCTATCTATAGGTTGGGTGCTTGATTATGATAACCGTTTTTCAATTGCAtcatattatgatatataagCTCACGAGTAACAAAAACAAAGGGGGaccacaaaattttaaatgttatatCAGTACCATTAAAAGATTTTAATGATCATTCcaaaattttgcccttaatAAATATTGtagttttctcaaaaatatctttatttttataaggtattaataaaatttattaatgtcatttaaatattttggttttggacCTACAGATACACACCTAAATGGATCTATAAATAATAGgcttatgtatatatttaaaagatatattaactttaaatttaatataagtataaatatattatgaactataaataaattaagaaacatgaaaatattattttcttaaatatacatatcaatattcaaaatagatcatttgaatattatacattttttcagTACAAACCAAAATCCTATATCCTACACCATATTATATGGtccatatatcatatacatatttgagtATCATTTTTCCATGTATAAtgttattttatacataatattgataTGGCAATTACAAGTGttcaagaatattttaaaaactatcttaaaaacaatttttaattctaaaataaaaacacaaacttataataggttattaataacaaaaataaactaacattgtcatatcaataagttttttatattctcattttttatttggataaaataataaaattttatcaaattctaaggaatcactaatttatgtaatattaataaatatatgagtaatttaatatttttttaaaaaatatactattagatattttataatCGGATCAATGGTATCAGATCACAGattaatagtgagtttttgagtttttgtcGGGTTATATGGAAgttttaattaacaaatttttcattaaatctgaACCGGATTATATATAACGTATCGGGTCTATAGGTTCAACCATGAATCTAGgtcagatatgaaaacaaatcttaaaacttAAACATCATAGAACAACTATCATATTTCgaacaaataccatattttgaagagagaaaaaaacaaatgataaaaacctaaaaactcaaATGTTATAGttcgaaacaaaaataatgataattttcaaattagttttcgattaagaaatgaaaaataaacaatcaaaatctagtttgagTTTAAAATTAAAGAGATGCATTATCATCTTTGGTTTCTTTTCTTCTAAGCATACACATTAAAAAGGATAAGTACATTCTTGACTCGATcgtgaaatgattttttttgtttttgttcaaatctCGATCGTGAAATGATAACTTCTAAGGAACCTCTGTAATTTAGTCGATAGAAAAGTCCAGAAACCCTGGTGTtcgaaaaaatgaaaagaaaagtcCTTAAACCCAAAAGAGATATAATACAAAACTAAAGGATATATAGCTTTTTCCTGATATAAATAATCTATATATTGGGTACTTAGGGCACAAGGGTCAAATTAAAGGTCTCTTTGTCTTTCCGATCTGCTTCAGTCGCAAGTTGACTGACCTGGCCAACAATTTCTTGTTTCACCACTTTTTGACCCTCGTGTTGGACTGTGTACAGTTGATCGGATTAGCATGAGCGGTTCAGAGAGATTTTATTTATGAGAATAATAATATTGATAACTTTCTTTTTGTAAGTATAAAATTAGTAACAGGAGGTACACTCTAGGAAATTATGAGGATATTAGTAGAATAAATCAACCAAGTGTGGCTAGCTTTACAAGACAATTTGTTAATATAAGATCAACCCCCGTAGGAAcaaaaaagggaagaaagctggcAACATACCGAACAGTGTTGATGCGTTATTAAAGCTGATTAATATTAAACTCAAAACAAAAGTTCAAAGTAGAGGTAGGCAAATACATGAGAtgcaaaacacaaaaaaaaagtaacaggAGGTATACTAtaggatattatgaggaaacAAATAACTAAAGTTGCTTTAGATGTCTGATGATAGCGACGGGAAGGGCATATATGGTCATGATAAGTCACTTGATGTGCGAGCAGGGTTAAACCCGAAAGCCTCCACAGCGTAGGCAACCTCGGAGGACATATACTCAGATGGGGACGACCACTCTTCTGCTTTCTCAGAGGGCATCATTTGTTCAGCTTTGAGATGAATTATCTGATTTTGATGTTGATGGGTAGAGGAATCTGGGTTATCAAATCGGATCATGCGTGAATCTTGGGGATCTGAGGTGTCAATGGGAAAAGTTTCAAAGGCTTGATGAAGCTGACATGTGTGGCGGCCGAAGTAAGTGGTTGAGTACAATGGAGGGTTGTTTTGGATCATTTGAACCTGCTTCTTTGCTTCGCATTTCTGGTCGTTTGTGTACGCACACTTGTAGTAACTCCTGATAtttcatcactttttttttgtttatattaacaCCATCAACTATATATGCAAATTAAGTTTGAATGTGAATGATCGTTAtacctttggtggtccgattcttTGATTTGCTTTTGTCCGTATTTCCTCCAAAGAAAGCCGTCGTGGTAGATCGGGTTTGGGGATTCGTGTCTGCGGTAATCTGAGCTCTCCGCCATTGATGTCTTTCTACAACCACCAGATGAGAATCATTTCATTCAACCATTCTTGAACATTTCAATTGACTATTTAGGttagatttttatatttatataccttCCCCTCTTGTGAAAAGGTTTCCTGCTGCTCTCAAGAACATGTGAAGAGTCTTGGGGAGATGAGTTATTGGATTTATCATCATCTTTGTTATGATCATTCGTATCGATCAAAATGGAGAGAGCATCCGAGAAACAATGGAGGACGGACTTGGCCAGATCCTCCCTTTCAACGGACGAATCTGACTCGGCGTGGTGGTCCATGATTAGCTTGAGCTGGTTGGCACACCCATGGCCGTGAAGCAGCTTCTCCATAACCTTTTGCTGGCAAGACTCCATCGTTCTCTGTCTTTTGTCCAAATCGAGATTATTAACTAGGAGATGTGATGCGCTTCTtcgtatatatgcatatatatcgATGAGGTTGTTTGATGGGAAGTTTCgtatatatgtattaattacCATACACTCCTTCATTATAATACTATTATCTAATTAAGAATGTGCGGATTAAGTGTGGCCCTTGAAGTTTAACCCCACGAtatagaaacaaaaacaatgagCACTACTATGTGACTTAACCAACAACTCTTTTAATTACAATAAATACTAGTAAACAATTATATATGTGTAAActcataacttttttatttgatttgggCATCTAAATTACTTCACTGGATTTCCTTCTCTTTTCAGTAAAGTGGTTTTCATCTCATATAAAAACAGGAACATCCCTTACAAAATATGGTGTtaggaaaactaaaatatttctaTGGCTATACCCCTTGTTCGGAAACTCGCTAGGCGCAACGCGTGCGGATGACCAGCGCCTAGCGATTTATTGAAAAATCGGAAATAAATCGGGGAGTAATCGgggatttattttttatggttATAGTACTCACTAGTACATATCTTCATTTGTGGATtccaaatattattaaaacttaggtcaattgttttgtttaaacCTTTTGGAC
The nucleotide sequence above comes from Brassica napus cultivar Da-Ae chromosome A9, Da-Ae, whole genome shotgun sequence. Encoded proteins:
- the LOC106364601 gene encoding probable WRKY transcription factor 62: MKECMVINTYIRNFPSNNLIDIYAYIRRSASHLLVNNLDLDKRQRTMESCQQKVMEKLLHGHGCANQLKLIMDHHAESDSSVEREDLAKSVLHCFSDALSILIDTNDHNKDDDKSNNSSPQDSSHVLESSRKPFHKRGRKTSMAESSDYRRHESPNPIYHDGFLWRKYGQKQIKESDHQRSYYKCAYTNDQKCEAKKQVQMIQNNPPLYSTTYFGRHTCQLHQAFETFPIDTSDPQDSRMIRFDNPDSSTHQHQNQIIHLKAEQMMPSEKAEEWSSPSEYMSSEVAYAVEAFGFNPARTSSDLS